The Arachis duranensis cultivar V14167 chromosome 2, aradu.V14167.gnm2.J7QH, whole genome shotgun sequence genome has a window encoding:
- the LOC107473615 gene encoding ethylene-responsive transcription factor 1B, which produces MTNNNNPFLFHNTDFWDVDSDTASFGFQSLKTKNDFDEPFEDSLSFDMIDFSLSSSSESRTLKKEKKHEEEEEDGKRRGRRSYIGVRKRPWGKFAAEIRDTTRNGRRVWLGTFESAEDAALAYDQAAFSMRGYSALLNFSFQKVKDSLQGIIMDSDSNNKHKPFSSSSPALALKERNSLQRKLASWSSKANNKNIKNKNKDSSSSSSSSSKESSSTTTTITNNNNGGVMVLEDLGVDYLEHLLTISESHHQNTSPNYYCNNNEVLFHSSGAIVYNDPTIV; this is translated from the coding sequence ATgaccaataataataatccttTCTTGTTCCATAACACAGATTTTTGGGATGTTGATTCGGACACTGCCTCCTTTGGGTTCCAATCATTGAAAAccaagaatgattttgatgagCCATTTGAGGATTCTTTATCATTTGACATGATTGActtctcattatcatcatcatctgaaTCAAGAACcctaaagaaggagaagaaacatgaagaagaagaggaagatggtaaaagaagaggaagaagaagttaCATAGGAGTGAGGAAGAGGCCATGGGGAAAATTTGCAGCAGAAATTCGAGACACAACAAGGAATGGAAGAAGGGTTTGGCTTGGAACATTCGAGAGTGCTGAAGATGCTGCTTTGGCTTATGATCAAGCTGCATTCTCCATGAGAGGCTACTCTGCTCTTCTCAACTTTTCTTTCCAGAAGGTCAAAGATTCTTTGCAAGGAATCATCATGGATTCTGATTCCAACAACAAACACAaacccttttcttcttcttcacctgcACTTGCACTCAAAGAGAGGAACTCCCTCCAAAGAAAATTGGCATCATGGTCCTCAAAGGCTAATAacaagaacatcaagaacaaaaacaaggattcatcatcatcatcatcatcatcatctaagGAATCTTCATcaactactactactattactaataataataatggtggtgTCATGGTTTTAGAGGATTTGGGAGTTGATTATCTTGAGCATCTATTAACCATTTCAGAATCTCATCATCAAAACACAAGCCCTAACTACTACTGCAACAACAATGAAGTCTTGTTCCACTCGTCAGGTGCGATCGTGTACAATGATCCAACAATAGTGTAA